In Pocillopora verrucosa isolate sample1 chromosome 13, ASM3666991v2, whole genome shotgun sequence, one genomic interval encodes:
- the LOC131775053 gene encoding tetratricopeptide repeat protein 28-like, which translates to MSNAAEILKSVQIGLDVAIFLLNTDRGLQATELCNECLFLLHKLASVINLDHDISDVLFNVFYATSGYTNATRYTKKLIDKFFLAGELTIQLGDKYKSKCWFAEAKQLCKSALTIMKAIGHRREEVVAYERLGSLCIILSEYLKAKEYYEKAIAIAIEIEIGNRNGEGRTYGNLGGVFESLGEYQMAEEYYKKAIAIAIEIGDRNGEGTTYGNLGEIGDRNGEGRTYGILGVVFQSLGEYQKAKGYYEKAIAIAIEIGNRNGEGTTYENLGIVFQYLGEYQKAREYQEKALAIAIEIGNKKVEGAAYENLGYLFQFFGEYQKAKEYYEKAFAIEIEIGNRNGEGTTYENLGIVFESLGEYQKAREYYEKALAIAIEIGDRNGEGRTYGNLGIVFESLGEYQKAREYYEKALAIAIEIDNKKVEGAAYGNLGHLFQFFGEYQKAKEYQEKALAIAIEIGDKNVEGTVYGNLGNQFLFFGEYQKAKEYYEKALAIGKGIGDRGKECLGYLSLGGVYDRRRKYRQAREEFDKALSISTATGQRQLEAFALAGMANVFAFINDNQKAKEHHQKALTIRKECGDKALEGQSYLHLGNLSRSLGECDEAEDYLEKARSISSRIGDIETEFESLLYITQLKVSQSKVVEAKEHLLQCIGKYEQLRSSLEGNKEFEISLLEALGTFPYHLLTKLLCEANKFQDALYVEELVRARVLAEFMTEKFSVASHISIDPQSWFGIKNIVKRENNCVFLYISYFERQVYLWVLKANGDISFRVTDKVKDSTLIPEKVCNVEGIFKKSAASFGVLFTANCEDRSLDGNVTTSLFEESRATLRGDESKETERIHHLCYKWIIAPVVDLLTEPEIIIVPYRFSYRVPFAALRDGAAGKYLSETYRIRIIPSLTTLRLIQDCPADYHSETGALVVGDPTVGQVYYNGSVTNFVPLSCARKEAEMVGRLLGVQPLLGESATKQAVLQAIPSVSLIHVAAHGNAERGEIALSPKCPKCTTNSFPQEEDYLLTMSDIFGAQVRAKLVVLSCCHSARGLVKAEGVLGIARAFLASGARSVLVASWAIEDEATEQLMNHFYKHLVRGESASESLHQAVKWLRSNGFPKPNQWAPFVLMGDNVTLDFTYTGKEEHKEDNNEAEKKQSNN; encoded by the exons ATGAGTAACGCAGCAGAAATCCTAAAGTCAGTCCAGATTGGTTTGGATGTCGCCATATTTCTTCTCAACACTGATCGTGGCCTACAAGCGACCgagttatgtaatgaatgttTATTTCTACTTCACAAACTTGCCTCTGTTATTAACCTTGATCATGATATCTCTGATGTATTATTCAATGTGTTCTACGCCACCTCTGGTTACACAAATGCAACACGATACACCAAAAAACTTATTGACAAGTTTTTCCTCGCTGGAGAACTAACCATACAACTGGGAGACAAATACAAGTCAAAATGTTGGTTTGCAGAGGCAAAGCAACTTTGTAAAAGCGCTCTTACCATCATGAAAGcgattggccaccgtagagaagAGGTAGTGGCTTACGAGAGACTTGGATCTCTTTGTATTATCCTCAGCGAGTATCTAAAGGCgaaagaatattacgagaaagcaattgccatcgcgatagaaatcg aaatcggcaacagaaatggagaaggaagaacatacgggaacctcggaggtGTGTTtgaatcccttggcgaatatcagatGGCCgaagaatattacaagaaagcaattgccatcgcgatagaaatcggcgacagaaatggagaaggaacaacatacgggaacctcggag aaatcggcgacagaaatggagaaggaagaacatacgggatTCTCGGAGttgtgtttcaatcccttggcgaatatcagaaggccaaaggatattacgagaaagcaattgccatcgcgatagaaatcggcaacagaaatggagaaggaacaacatacgagAACCTCGGAATTGTGTTTCAAtaccttggcgaatatcagaaggcgagagaatatcaagagaaagcacttgccatcgcgatagaaattggcaacaaaaaAGTAGAAGGAGCAGCATACGAGAACCTCGGATATCTGTTTCAATTCTTTGGCGAATATcaaaaggccaaagaatattacgagaaagcatTTGCCATCGAGATAGAAATCGGcaacagaaatggagaaggaacaacatacgagAACCTCGGAATTGTGTTtgaatcccttggcgaatatcagaaggcgagagaatattacgagaaagcacttgccatcgcgatagaaatcggcgacagaaatggagaaggaagaacatacgggaacctcggaattGTGTTtgaatcccttggcgaatatcagaaggcgagagaatattacgagaaagcacttgccatcgcgatagaaatcgaCAACAAAAAAGTAGAAGGAgcagcatacgggaacctcggacATCTGTTTCAATTctttggcgaatatcagaaggcgaaagaatatcaagagaaagcacttgccatcgcgatagaaatcggcgacaaaAATGTAGAAGGAACAGTATACGGCAACCTCGGAAATCAGTTTCTATTctttggcgaatatcagaaggcgaaagaatattacgagaaagcacttgcaatcggAAAAGGAATCGGAGACAGAGGAAAGGAATGTTTAGGATACTTATCCCTTGGTGGTGTTTATGACCGGCGTAGAAAATATCGTCAAGCTAGAGAAGAGTTCGATAAAGCATTGAGCATTAGTACAGCAACTGGACAAAGACAATTAGAAGCATTTGCCCTCGCAGGTATGGCAAATGTGTTTGCTTTTATCAATGACaatcagaaagcaaaagaacatCATCAGAAGGCGCTCACCATCAGAAAGGAATGTGGCGATAAAGCTCTGGAAGGACAAAGTTATCTCCACCTCGGAAATTTATCTAGATCGCTTGGTGAATGTGACGAGGCAGAAGATTACTTAGAGAAGGCTCGCTCCATAAGCAGTAGAATTGGAGACATAGAGACTGAGTTTGAGAGCCTTCTTTACATCACACAGTTAAAGGTATCGCAATCAAAGGTTGTGGAGGCAAAGGAACATCTCCTTCAATGTATTGGAAAATATGAACAACTGAGGAGTTCTCtggaaggaaacaaagaatttgaaatatcCCTGTTAGAGGCGCTCGGTACTTTTCCCTACCACTTGCTCACTAAGTTGCTTTGCGAGGCTAACAAATTTCAAGACGCTCTTTATGTCGAGGAGCTGGTACGAGCAAGAGTCCTCGCTGAATTCATGACAGAGAAATTCTCCGTTGCAAGCCACATCTCAATCGATCCACAATCATGGTTCGGGATTAAAAACATCGTGAAAAGAGAGAATAACTGTGTCtttttgtacatttcgtatTTTGAGCGGCAAGTTTATCTCTGGGTTTTGAAAGCAAATGGAGACATTTCCTTTCGAGTCACCGACAAAGTGAAAGACAGCACTCTCATTCCTGAGAAAGTTTGCAACGTGGagggaattttcaaaaagagcgccgCCAGCTTTGGCGTTTTATTCACAGCGAattgcgaagatcgatctttgGATGGCAACGTAACGACATCTCTTTTTGAAGAGAGCCGAGCAACTTTGCGCGGTGACGAAAGCAAAGAAACCGAAAGAATTCATCATTTGTGTTACAAATGGATCATCGCTCCTGTGGTAGATTTACTTACAGAGCCTGAAATCATCATTGTGCCGTATCGTTTCTCGTAtcgagtcccatttgctgccttgcgtgATGGAGCAGCCGGAAAGTATCTATCAGAGACTTACAGAATCCGTATCATCCCTTCCCTAACGACCCTCCGGCTCATTCAAGATTGTCCAGCGGATTATCACAGTGAAACTGGTGCACTTGTAGTGGGTGATCCTACGGTTGGCCAGGTGTATTACAATGGAAGTGTCACTAACTTTGTACCATTGTCCTGTGctagaaaggaagcagagatggttgGTCGACTGCTAGGAGTTCAGCCTTTGTTAGGAGAGTCTGCAACTAAGCAAGCAGTGCTTCAAGCGATACCTTCAGTGAGTCTCATACATGTTGCCGCGCATGGAAAtgccgaaagaggagagattgccctgTCGCCTAAATGTCCTAAATGTACCACCAACAGTTTTCCACAAGAAGAAGACTACCTCTTGACAATGTCCGACATTTTCGGAGCTCAAGTGCGAGCAAAACTGGTTGTATtgagctgttgtcacagtgcgCGTGGATTGGTCAAAGCCGAAGGAGTTCTTGGAATCGCTCGTGCATTCTTAGCATccggtgcacgttcagtgttggtagcatcgtgggcCATAGAAGACGAAGCAACGGAGCAGCTCATGAATCATTTCTACAAGCACCTTGTtcgtggagaaagtgccagtgagtCTCTTCACCAGGCCGTAAAATGGTTGAGAAGCAACGGCTTTCCCAAACCTAATCAATGGGCTCCATTTGTGCTGATGGGAGACAACGTGACGTTGGATTTTACATACACCGG GAAAGAGGAACACAAGGAGGACAACAATGAAGCAGAGAAGAAACAGAGTAACAACTGA